A region of Lycium barbarum isolate Lr01 chromosome 3, ASM1917538v2, whole genome shotgun sequence DNA encodes the following proteins:
- the LOC132631735 gene encoding 21 kDa protein-like has product MEGSCNNRCHFRIVFLILVAFTTSSFMESVSAARPTAGNTHTEFIRTFCKSTTYPNLCFSSLSGYASAIGASPQIMAHESLTVSLVTALSTSAMMVKVAHGQGMTRREVGAMRDCVEELSDAVAELRKSLGEMKELRGEDFDLKMNDIQTWVSAALTDEDTCTEGFGGKVMNGKVKTVVRGKILEVAHMTSNALALINSLATLHG; this is encoded by the coding sequence ATGGAAGGTTCTTGTAATAACCGTTGCCATTTCCGtattgtttttcttattttagtAGCCTTCACTACTTCTTCATTCATGGAGTCAGTTTCGGCGGCAAGGCCAACCGCCGGAAATACACATACAGAGTTTATAAGAACATTTTGTAAGTCAACAACTTATCCAAACCTCTGTTTCAGCTCATTATCAGGATATGCAAGTGCCATTGGAGCTTCGCCTCAAATTATGGCCCATGAATCCCTCACCGTCAGCCTCGTAACAGCCCTATCGACATCTGCCATGATGGTGAAGGTGGCACACGGCCAAGGCATGACGCGGAGAGAGGTCGGCGCCATGCGCGACTGTGTGGAGGAACTAAGTGACGCAGTCGCGGAACTGAGAAAATCTTTGGGGGAAATGAAGGAGCTGAGGGGCGAAGATTTTGACCTTAAAATGAATGATATTCAAACTTGGGTGAGTGCTGCCTTGACGGATGAGGATACATGCACTGAGGGGTTTGGTGGAAAAGTTATGAACGGGAAAGTTAAGACTGTTGTAAGGGGAAAGATTCTGGAAGTTGCACATATGACAAGCAATGCCTTAGCTTTGATCAACAGCCTTGCGACCCTCCACGGCTAA